From Triticum urartu cultivar G1812 chromosome 2, Tu2.1, whole genome shotgun sequence, a single genomic window includes:
- the LOC125541806 gene encoding uncharacterized protein LOC125541806, which yields MGRRSSFFCAIFSFSRRSRRYAYVDDEDSDWEQPPAPGLRKVRSSDEDSGWWVGERDVDQKAADFIAGFRQRSLVA from the coding sequence ATGGGAAGGAGGTCGTCCTTCTTCTGCGCCATATTCAGCTTCTCGCGGAGGTCGAGGCGGTACGCCTACGTCGACGACGAGGACAGCGACTGGGAGCAGCCGCCGGCGCCGGGGCTGCGCAAGGTCAGGTCCAGCGACGAGGACTCCGGGTGGTGGGTCGGCGAGCGCGACGTCGACCAGAAGGCCGCCGACTTCATCGCCGGCTTCCGCCAGAGGAGCCTCGTCGCCTGA
- the LOC125538642 gene encoding uncharacterized protein LOC125538642 isoform X4, whose amino-acid sequence MPGPGAHLLYALSGGAALSRLAGGGRRFGPHHCAVYAFNAFLGPDLGAFAEWLASFLPSTPAAAAAGDLAMAAIHHPFYYPLLLGLPLACLYAWLSRRMLRAGLLDAPAGVVLSRRQCFLLIAAGSLSHFFLDHLFEENGHSTMYTWILRTGWWKGRAPINPDAVFVVGLLCVCLIGGFVYINRVNHGKSVTEKSNQSFFLILVIATLYCMWCASQIYLRNPPQPAIGNLLILNRRCTNLCNIKMNNCIALVPIDDNKPDDHHRDEAPKQYFISCILSEGNEFQGTGRKEGEKAERHHWIIRRAKGQAWTGTSKKELAFALIN is encoded by the exons ATGCCGGGGCCGGGGGCGCACCTGCTGTACGCGCTGTCCGGCGGGGCGGCGCTCTCCCGGCTCGCCGGCGGTGGCCGCCGCTTCGGCCCGCACCACTGCGCCGTCTACGCCTTCAACGCCTTCCTCGGCCCGGACCTCGGCGCCTTCGCCGAGTGGCTCGCGTCCTTCCTCCCCtccacccccgccgccgccgccgcgggggACCTCGCCATGGCCGCCATCCACCACCCCTTCTACTACCCGCTCCTCCTCGGCCTCCCGCTCGCATGCCTCTACGCGTGGCTCTCCCGCCGGATGCTCCGCGCCGGCCTCCTCGACGCGCCTGCCGGG GTAGTATTAAGCAGAAGACAGTGCTTCTTGCTAATCGCAGCCGGCTCGCTCTCCCACTTCTTCTTGGATCACTTGTTTGAG GAAAATGGCCATTCTACAATGTATACTTGGATACTGAGGACTGGTTGGTGGAAAGGCCGCGCTCCTATCAATCCAGATGCAGTGTTTGTTGTTGGCCTTCTTTGCGTTTGCCTCATTGGGGGATTTGTGTACATTAACAG AGTGAACCATGGAAAGTCAGTGACTGAAAAGTCAAATCAATCTTTCTTTCTCATCCTGGTGATAGCCACCCTGTACTGTATGTGGTGTGCCAGCCAGATATACCTGCGAAATCCCCCTCAACCCGCCATAG GTAACCTCCTCATACTCAACAGACGCTGTACCAACCTCTGCAATATAAAGATGAACAATTGCATAGCGTTAGTACCAA TAGATGACAACAAACCCGATGATCACCACCGCGACGAGGCACCCAAGCAGTACTTCATATCCTGCATACTCTCAGAAGGCAATGAATTTCAAGGCACGGGTAGAAAGGAAGGGGAAAAGGCAG AACGACACCACTGGATCATCAGGAGAGCCAAGGGCCAAGCCTGGACTGGAACCTCCAAGAAAGAACTAGCATTCGCACTGATCAACTAG
- the LOC125538642 gene encoding uncharacterized protein LOC125538642 isoform X5, translating into MPGPGAHLLYALSGGAALSRLAGGGRRFGPHHCAVYAFNAFLGPDLGAFAEWLASFLPSTPAAAAAGDLAMAAIHHPFYYPLLLGLPLACLYAWLSRRMLRAGLLDAPAGVVLSRRQCFLLIAAGSLSHFFLDHLFEENGHSTMYTWILRTGWWKGRAPINPDAVFVVGLLCVCLIGGFVYINRVNHGKSVTEKSNQSFFLILVIATLYCMWCASQIYLRNPPQPAIGNLLILNRRCTNLCNIKMNNCIALVPIDDNKPDDHHRDEAPKQYFISCILSEGNEFQGTGRKEGEKAGEVNREEAWDWNQA; encoded by the exons ATGCCGGGGCCGGGGGCGCACCTGCTGTACGCGCTGTCCGGCGGGGCGGCGCTCTCCCGGCTCGCCGGCGGTGGCCGCCGCTTCGGCCCGCACCACTGCGCCGTCTACGCCTTCAACGCCTTCCTCGGCCCGGACCTCGGCGCCTTCGCCGAGTGGCTCGCGTCCTTCCTCCCCtccacccccgccgccgccgccgcgggggACCTCGCCATGGCCGCCATCCACCACCCCTTCTACTACCCGCTCCTCCTCGGCCTCCCGCTCGCATGCCTCTACGCGTGGCTCTCCCGCCGGATGCTCCGCGCCGGCCTCCTCGACGCGCCTGCCGGG GTAGTATTAAGCAGAAGACAGTGCTTCTTGCTAATCGCAGCCGGCTCGCTCTCCCACTTCTTCTTGGATCACTTGTTTGAG GAAAATGGCCATTCTACAATGTATACTTGGATACTGAGGACTGGTTGGTGGAAAGGCCGCGCTCCTATCAATCCAGATGCAGTGTTTGTTGTTGGCCTTCTTTGCGTTTGCCTCATTGGGGGATTTGTGTACATTAACAG AGTGAACCATGGAAAGTCAGTGACTGAAAAGTCAAATCAATCTTTCTTTCTCATCCTGGTGATAGCCACCCTGTACTGTATGTGGTGTGCCAGCCAGATATACCTGCGAAATCCCCCTCAACCCGCCATAG GTAACCTCCTCATACTCAACAGACGCTGTACCAACCTCTGCAATATAAAGATGAACAATTGCATAGCGTTAGTACCAA TAGATGACAACAAACCCGATGATCACCACCGCGACGAGGCACCCAAGCAGTACTTCATATCCTGCATACTCTCAGAAGGCAATGAATTTCAAGGCACGGGTAGAAAGGAAGGGGAAAAGGCAG GAGAGGTGAACAGGGAGGAAGCTTGGGACTGGAACCAGGCGTAA
- the LOC125538642 gene encoding uncharacterized protein LOC125538642 isoform X2, with amino-acid sequence MPGPGAHLLYALSGGAALSRLAGGGRRFGPHHCAVYAFNAFLGPDLGAFAEWLASFLPSTPAAAAAGDLAMAAIHHPFYYPLLLGLPLACLYAWLSRRMLRAGLLDAPAGVVLSRRQCFLLIAAGSLSHFFLDHLFEENGHSTMYTWILRTGWWKGRAPINPDAVFVVGLLCVCLIGGFVYINRVNHGKSVTEKSNQSFFLILVIATLYCMWCASQIYLRNPPQPAIGNLLILNRRCTNLCNIKMNNCIALVPNDNKPDDHHRDEAPKQYFISCILSEGNEFQGTGRKEGEKAAVAGQGPERKKPKHGKILDQGIGPGPYQNTASTEFSCYVTGLHNLIDFVIFLWRFLLCHTKLVSIFGCGKYILNIWIASLLMGRCDGGDPIVVRA; translated from the exons ATGCCGGGGCCGGGGGCGCACCTGCTGTACGCGCTGTCCGGCGGGGCGGCGCTCTCCCGGCTCGCCGGCGGTGGCCGCCGCTTCGGCCCGCACCACTGCGCCGTCTACGCCTTCAACGCCTTCCTCGGCCCGGACCTCGGCGCCTTCGCCGAGTGGCTCGCGTCCTTCCTCCCCtccacccccgccgccgccgccgcgggggACCTCGCCATGGCCGCCATCCACCACCCCTTCTACTACCCGCTCCTCCTCGGCCTCCCGCTCGCATGCCTCTACGCGTGGCTCTCCCGCCGGATGCTCCGCGCCGGCCTCCTCGACGCGCCTGCCGGG GTAGTATTAAGCAGAAGACAGTGCTTCTTGCTAATCGCAGCCGGCTCGCTCTCCCACTTCTTCTTGGATCACTTGTTTGAG GAAAATGGCCATTCTACAATGTATACTTGGATACTGAGGACTGGTTGGTGGAAAGGCCGCGCTCCTATCAATCCAGATGCAGTGTTTGTTGTTGGCCTTCTTTGCGTTTGCCTCATTGGGGGATTTGTGTACATTAACAG AGTGAACCATGGAAAGTCAGTGACTGAAAAGTCAAATCAATCTTTCTTTCTCATCCTGGTGATAGCCACCCTGTACTGTATGTGGTGTGCCAGCCAGATATACCTGCGAAATCCCCCTCAACCCGCCATAG GTAACCTCCTCATACTCAACAGACGCTGTACCAACCTCTGCAATATAAAGATGAACAATTGCATAGCGTTAGTACCAA ATGACAACAAACCCGATGATCACCACCGCGACGAGGCACCCAAGCAGTACTTCATATCCTGCATACTCTCAGAAGGCAATGAATTTCAAGGCACGGGTAGAAAGGAAGGGGAAAAGGCAG CCGTTGCCGGCCAAGGGCCAGAACGGAAGAAGCCAAAGCACGGAAAAATATTGGATCAAGGAATCGGGCCGGGTCCGTACCAGAATACAGCATCAACTGAGTTCTCATGTTACGTCACTGGTTTACATAATCTAATCGATTTTGTCATATTCTTGTGGCGTTTCTTGCTCTGTCATACCAAGTTAGTTAGTATCTTCGGCTGTGGAAAATATATCTTGAATATTTGGATTGCTTCTTTGCTAATGGGTCGTTGCGATGGCGGAGATCCGATAGTGGTTCGGGCATAG
- the LOC125538642 gene encoding uncharacterized protein LOC125538642 isoform X1 produces MPGPGAHLLYALSGGAALSRLAGGGRRFGPHHCAVYAFNAFLGPDLGAFAEWLASFLPSTPAAAAAGDLAMAAIHHPFYYPLLLGLPLACLYAWLSRRMLRAGLLDAPAGVVLSRRQCFLLIAAGSLSHFFLDHLFEENGHSTMYTWILRTGWWKGRAPINPDAVFVVGLLCVCLIGGFVYINRVNHGKSVTEKSNQSFFLILVIATLYCMWCASQIYLRNPPQPAIGNLLILNRRCTNLCNIKMNNCIALVPIDDNKPDDHHRDEAPKQYFISCILSEGNEFQGTGRKEGEKAAVAGQGPERKKPKHGKILDQGIGPGPYQNTASTEFSCYVTGLHNLIDFVIFLWRFLLCHTKLVSIFGCGKYILNIWIASLLMGRCDGGDPIVVRA; encoded by the exons ATGCCGGGGCCGGGGGCGCACCTGCTGTACGCGCTGTCCGGCGGGGCGGCGCTCTCCCGGCTCGCCGGCGGTGGCCGCCGCTTCGGCCCGCACCACTGCGCCGTCTACGCCTTCAACGCCTTCCTCGGCCCGGACCTCGGCGCCTTCGCCGAGTGGCTCGCGTCCTTCCTCCCCtccacccccgccgccgccgccgcgggggACCTCGCCATGGCCGCCATCCACCACCCCTTCTACTACCCGCTCCTCCTCGGCCTCCCGCTCGCATGCCTCTACGCGTGGCTCTCCCGCCGGATGCTCCGCGCCGGCCTCCTCGACGCGCCTGCCGGG GTAGTATTAAGCAGAAGACAGTGCTTCTTGCTAATCGCAGCCGGCTCGCTCTCCCACTTCTTCTTGGATCACTTGTTTGAG GAAAATGGCCATTCTACAATGTATACTTGGATACTGAGGACTGGTTGGTGGAAAGGCCGCGCTCCTATCAATCCAGATGCAGTGTTTGTTGTTGGCCTTCTTTGCGTTTGCCTCATTGGGGGATTTGTGTACATTAACAG AGTGAACCATGGAAAGTCAGTGACTGAAAAGTCAAATCAATCTTTCTTTCTCATCCTGGTGATAGCCACCCTGTACTGTATGTGGTGTGCCAGCCAGATATACCTGCGAAATCCCCCTCAACCCGCCATAG GTAACCTCCTCATACTCAACAGACGCTGTACCAACCTCTGCAATATAAAGATGAACAATTGCATAGCGTTAGTACCAA TAGATGACAACAAACCCGATGATCACCACCGCGACGAGGCACCCAAGCAGTACTTCATATCCTGCATACTCTCAGAAGGCAATGAATTTCAAGGCACGGGTAGAAAGGAAGGGGAAAAGGCAG CCGTTGCCGGCCAAGGGCCAGAACGGAAGAAGCCAAAGCACGGAAAAATATTGGATCAAGGAATCGGGCCGGGTCCGTACCAGAATACAGCATCAACTGAGTTCTCATGTTACGTCACTGGTTTACATAATCTAATCGATTTTGTCATATTCTTGTGGCGTTTCTTGCTCTGTCATACCAAGTTAGTTAGTATCTTCGGCTGTGGAAAATATATCTTGAATATTTGGATTGCTTCTTTGCTAATGGGTCGTTGCGATGGCGGAGATCCGATAGTGGTTCGGGCATAG
- the LOC125538642 gene encoding uncharacterized protein LOC125538642 isoform X3 produces the protein MPGPGAHLLYALSGGAALSRLAGGGRRFGPHHCAVYAFNAFLGPDLGAFAEWLASFLPSTPAAAAAGDLAMAAIHHPFYYPLLLGLPLACLYAWLSRRMLRAGLLDAPAGVVLSRRQCFLLIAAGSLSHFFLDHLFEENGHSTMYTWILRTGWWKGRAPINPDAVFVVGLLCVCLIGGFVYINRVNHGKSVTEKSNQSFFLILVIATLYCMWCASQIYLRNPPQPAIGNLLILNRRCTNLCNIKMNNCIALVPIDDNKPDDHHRDEAPKQYFISCILSEGNEFQGTGRKEGEKAAMMNSRCRPRARTEEAKARKNIGSRNRAGSVPEYSIN, from the exons ATGCCGGGGCCGGGGGCGCACCTGCTGTACGCGCTGTCCGGCGGGGCGGCGCTCTCCCGGCTCGCCGGCGGTGGCCGCCGCTTCGGCCCGCACCACTGCGCCGTCTACGCCTTCAACGCCTTCCTCGGCCCGGACCTCGGCGCCTTCGCCGAGTGGCTCGCGTCCTTCCTCCCCtccacccccgccgccgccgccgcgggggACCTCGCCATGGCCGCCATCCACCACCCCTTCTACTACCCGCTCCTCCTCGGCCTCCCGCTCGCATGCCTCTACGCGTGGCTCTCCCGCCGGATGCTCCGCGCCGGCCTCCTCGACGCGCCTGCCGGG GTAGTATTAAGCAGAAGACAGTGCTTCTTGCTAATCGCAGCCGGCTCGCTCTCCCACTTCTTCTTGGATCACTTGTTTGAG GAAAATGGCCATTCTACAATGTATACTTGGATACTGAGGACTGGTTGGTGGAAAGGCCGCGCTCCTATCAATCCAGATGCAGTGTTTGTTGTTGGCCTTCTTTGCGTTTGCCTCATTGGGGGATTTGTGTACATTAACAG AGTGAACCATGGAAAGTCAGTGACTGAAAAGTCAAATCAATCTTTCTTTCTCATCCTGGTGATAGCCACCCTGTACTGTATGTGGTGTGCCAGCCAGATATACCTGCGAAATCCCCCTCAACCCGCCATAG GTAACCTCCTCATACTCAACAGACGCTGTACCAACCTCTGCAATATAAAGATGAACAATTGCATAGCGTTAGTACCAA TAGATGACAACAAACCCGATGATCACCACCGCGACGAGGCACCCAAGCAGTACTTCATATCCTGCATACTCTCAGAAGGCAATGAATTTCAAGGCACGGGTAGAAAGGAAGGGGAAAAGGCAG CAATGATGAATAGCCGTTGCCGGCCAAGGGCCAGAACGGAAGAAGCCAAAGCACGGAAAAATATTGGATCAAGGAATCGGGCCGGGTCCGTACCAGAATACAGCATCAACTGA
- the LOC125538642 gene encoding uncharacterized protein LOC125538642 isoform X6: MPGPGAHLLYALSGGAALSRLAGGGRRFGPHHCAVYAFNAFLGPDLGAFAEWLASFLPSTPAAAAAGDLAMAAIHHPFYYPLLLGLPLACLYAWLSRRMLRAGLLDAPAGVVLSRRQCFLLIAAGSLSHFFLDHLFEENGHSTMYTWILRTGWWKGRAPINPDAVFVVGLLCVCLIGGFVYINRVNHGKSVTEKSNQSFFLILVIATLYCMWCASQIYLRNPPQPAIGNLLILNRRCTNLCNIKMNNCIAR, encoded by the exons ATGCCGGGGCCGGGGGCGCACCTGCTGTACGCGCTGTCCGGCGGGGCGGCGCTCTCCCGGCTCGCCGGCGGTGGCCGCCGCTTCGGCCCGCACCACTGCGCCGTCTACGCCTTCAACGCCTTCCTCGGCCCGGACCTCGGCGCCTTCGCCGAGTGGCTCGCGTCCTTCCTCCCCtccacccccgccgccgccgccgcgggggACCTCGCCATGGCCGCCATCCACCACCCCTTCTACTACCCGCTCCTCCTCGGCCTCCCGCTCGCATGCCTCTACGCGTGGCTCTCCCGCCGGATGCTCCGCGCCGGCCTCCTCGACGCGCCTGCCGGG GTAGTATTAAGCAGAAGACAGTGCTTCTTGCTAATCGCAGCCGGCTCGCTCTCCCACTTCTTCTTGGATCACTTGTTTGAG GAAAATGGCCATTCTACAATGTATACTTGGATACTGAGGACTGGTTGGTGGAAAGGCCGCGCTCCTATCAATCCAGATGCAGTGTTTGTTGTTGGCCTTCTTTGCGTTTGCCTCATTGGGGGATTTGTGTACATTAACAG AGTGAACCATGGAAAGTCAGTGACTGAAAAGTCAAATCAATCTTTCTTTCTCATCCTGGTGATAGCCACCCTGTACTGTATGTGGTGTGCCAGCCAGATATACCTGCGAAATCCCCCTCAACCCGCCATAG GTAACCTCCTCATACTCAACAGACGCTGTACCAACCTCTGCAATATAAAGATGAACAATTGCATAGC TAGATGA
- the LOC125538641 gene encoding probable RNA-dependent RNA polymerase 2 — MATAVSAPVSTATVRVSNIPPSAVAKELLAFFDSTVAGAGEAYACEIAAARRGWLSRGDGSVQFDSTATATLAAELASSGRLPRFLGSLLSVSPAPADLLPRAPDLSLRVADARLLVGNRVAEREFQAADSWDSVRVEVIPAKRRIDLYLNHDSQRYKLEVFFEDIRNCYQCNFHGADAILLQLMYAPRICTTISGPAVYSRFSDDRFHACKEDAKFTWVRALDFTPNHSFGKCSTLALVLDEGAPVSFILNSLPLSGELGELVISSMEFFGPSSKVVPLVDCPSGCSVSYEVLFRLNSLVHMGKIVSKDVNADLFKALEEIPVHISRRIFEKMNKLDFTCYEPLQFIQQEAHSRKRSHDGLLSSKTEGEGKLMMCYRIHITPSKIYCLGPEEEVSNYVVKHHKQYASDFARVTFVDEDWSKLFPDAISARTGRGFFSQPLKTGLYHRILSILKEGFSIGPKKYEFLAFSASQLRGSSVWMFASNDSLKAEDISRWMGNFEDIRSVSKCAARMGQLFSSSRQTLEILPRDVEEIPDIEVITDGSKYIFSDGIGKISERLAKEMACRIGLDYTNPPSAFQIRYGGYKGVVAVDPDSFRNLSLRPSMKKFESKSRMFNITSTSKSQPCYMNREVISLLSTLGIRDEIFESMQQNDMRELDEMLTNREAALSVLGKIGSAETKTASKFLLQGYEPSLEPYLLMILKAHQDNRLTDIRTRCKIHVPKGRVLIGCLDETGELEYGQVYIRITKNSKEQKDNCQPYFSEDNGKEKTAVVVGKVAVSKNPCLHPGDIRVLEAVYDHGLYAKNLVDCVVFPQRGERPHPNECSGGDLDGDLYFITWDEKLIPEKVDSPMDYTAARPRIMDHVVTLEEIQKYFVDYMINDSLGAISTAHLVHADRHPMKARSPECLQLAALHSMAVDFAKSGAPAEMPRSLRPKEYPDFMERWDKPTYISNGALGKLYRAAASRMQSAPAPSSSAQPSPVFDPDLEVPGFEEFLASAEECYDLYAEKLSTLMSYYGTEHEDEILTGNIRNRLLYLKDNKRYFEMKDRIIDSVEGLHKEVQGWFRSWPKAEASRTASAWYRVTYHPDHGRPGKKQFWSFPWIVCDELLKIKESSKRRRQQVDGAAA; from the exons ATGGCGACGGCGGTGTCGGCGCCCGTCTCCACGGCGACGGTGCGGGTCTCCAATATCCCGCCCTCCGCCGTCGCTAAGGAGCTCCTAGCATTCTTCGATTCCACTGTCGCCGGTGCCGGCGAAGCCTACGCCTGCGAGATCGCCGCCGCCCGACGCGGCTGGTTAAGTCGAGGCGATGGGAGCGTTCAGTTCGACTCCACCGCCACCGCAACCCTCGCCGCCGAACTCGCCTCCTCCGGTCGCCTACCGCGCTTCCTCGGCTCCCTCCTCTCCGTCTCCCCTGCCCCCGCGGATCTGCTCCCCCGCGCGCCCGACCTTTCTCTCCGCGTGGCCGACGCCCGCCTCCTTGTCGGCAACCGCGTCGCCGAGCGCGAATTCCAGGCGGCTGACTCTTGGGACAGCGTCCGCGTGGAGGTCATCCCGGCGAAGCGGCGGATAGACCTGTACCTGAATCACGATTCCCAGAGGTACAAGCTGGAGGTCTTCTTCGAGGACATCAGGAACTGCTACCAGTGCAACTTCCATGGGGCCGACGCCATCTTGCTTCAG CTCATGTATGCACCAAGGATATGCACAACAATTTCTGGGCCTGCAGTTTATTCAAGGTTCTCAGATGACCGCTTTCATGCATGCAAGGAGGATGCAAAATTTACCTGGGTCAGAGCACTAGATTTTACACCCAACCACTCTTTTGGGAAGTGTTCAACTCTTGCCCTCGTACTTGATGAAGGTGCACCGGTGTCATTTATTCTCAACAGCTTGCCTTTGTCAGGAGAATTAGGGGAATTGGTCATTTCTTCAATGGAATTTTTTGGCCCGTCGTCCAAAGTCGTTCCCCTTGTTGACTGCCCAAGTGGTTGTTCAGTGTCATATGAAGTTCTTTTTCGTCTCAATTCTCTTGTTCACATGGGGAAGATAGTTTCCAAGGATGTTAATGCCGATCTGTTTAAAGCTCTTGAAGAAATACCAGTTCATATTTCAAGGAGGATTTTTGAGAAAATGAACAAGTTAGACTTTACATGCTATGAACCTTTGCAATTCATCCAGCAGGAGGCTCATAGCAGGAAGAGGAGCCATGATGGTTTGCTTTCCAGTAAGACTGAAGGTGAAGGAAAGTTAATGATGTGTTACAGAATTCACATCACTCCATCCAAAATATACTGCTTGGGACCTGAGGAAGAGGTTTCAAATTATGTGGTTAAGCATCACAAACAGTATGCTTCTGACTTTGCTAGAGTTACTTTTGTAGACGAAGACTGGAGTAAGCTTTTTCCAGATGCTATCTCAGCTAGAACTGGACGAGGGTTCTTTTCTCAACCCTTGAAAACTGGCCTATATCATCGTATTTTATCCATCTTGAAAGAAGGATTTTCCATTGGTCCAAAGAAGTATGAATTCCTGGCCTTCTCAGCAAGTCAACTTCGTGGAAGTTCTGTTTGGATGTTTGCTTCTAATGATTCCCTGAAGGCCGAGGATATAAGCAGGTGGATGGGCAACTTTGAAGATATTCGTTCAGTATCTAAGTGTGCGGCTAGAATGGGCCAACTGTTCAGCTCCTCCAGACAAACACTTGAAATCCTACCACGGGACGTAGAAGAGATTCCAGATATCGAAGTCATAACTGATGGCAGTAAATATATATTTTCTGATGGTATCGGGAAGATCTCTGAGAGACTTGCTAAAGAAATGGCTTGCCGAATTGGATTAGACTATACCAACCCTCCTTCAGCTTTTCAAATAAGGTATGGTGGCTACAAAGGAGTTGTTGCTGTGGACCCTGATTCCTTTCGTAATCTTTCTCTGCGACCTAGTATGAAGAAATTCGAATCAAAGAGCAGAATGTTTAACATTACAAGTACCAGCAAATCCCAACCATGCTATATGAATCGTGAAGTTATCTCTCTCCTTTCAACTTtggggataagagatgagatattTGAGTCGATGCAACAGAATGATATGCGTGAATTAGATGAAATGCTGACCAACAGAGAAGCTGCTCTCTCTGTTCTGGGGAAAATTGGTAGTGCAGAAACAAAGACAGCATCGAAATTTTTACTGCAAGGCTATGAACCAAGTTTAGAGCCTTACCTGTTGATGATTCTTAAGGCCCATCAGGATAATAGGCTGACTGACATAAGAACTAGATGTAAGATTCATGTTCCAAAAGGCCGTGTTCTTATTGGTTGTTTGGATGAAACAGGTGAATTAGAATATGGTCAAGTGTACATCAGAATTACAAAGAACAGCAAAGAGCAGAAGGATAATTGTCAGCCATATTTTTCTGAAGATAATGGAAAAGAGAAAACGGCAGTTGTTGTTGGAAAAGTTGCAGTATCAAAAAATCCTTGTCTCCATCCTGGTGACATCAGAGTACTTGAAGCTGTCTATGACCATGGTTTGTACGCTAAGAACCTGGTTGATTGTGTTGTCTTCCCCCAAAGAGGAGAAAG GCCTCATCCAAATGAATGCTCCGGGGGTGATTTGGACGGTGACCTCTATTTTATCACTTGGGATGAGAAACTGATTCCAGAGAAGGTTGATTCACCTATGGACTACACTGCAGCAAGGCCACGCATAATGGATCATGTTGTTACACTTGAG GAAATTCAGAAGTACTTTGTGGATTACATGATAAATGACTCGCTCGGTGCAATCTCAACTGCTCACTTGGTCCACGCGGATCGTCATCCAATGAAAGCCCGGAGCCCTGAGTGCCTCCAGCTAGCTGCTTTGCATTCGATGGCGGTCGACTTTGCCAAGTCAGGGGCTCCAGCTGAAATGCCCCGGTCACTGAGACCAAAGGAGTACCCCGACTTCATGGAACGGTGGGACAAACCAACGTACATCTCCAACGGAGCTCTCGGCAAGCTCTACCGAGCGGCTGCGAGCCGTATGCAGAGCGCTCCTGCCCCCTCGTCCTCGGCTCAACCGAGCCCCGTGTTCGATCCTGACCTGGAGGTCCCTGGTTTCGAGGAATTCCTAGCATCCGCGGAGGAGTGCTACGACCTGTACGCAGAGAAGCTGAGCACCCTGATGAGCTACTATGGCACGGAGCACGAGGACGAGATCCTGACGGGCAACATCCGGAACAGGCTCCTGTACCTGAAGGACAACAAGAGGTACTTCGAGATGAAGGACCGCATCATCGACTCGGTGGAGGGCCTGCACAAGGAGGTGCAGGGTTGGTTCAGGAGCTGGCCGAAGGCGGAGGCTTCGAGGACGGCGTCGGCATGGTACCGCGTGACTTATCACCCGGACCACGGCCGGCCGGGAAAGAAGCAGTTCTGGAGCTTCCCGTGGATCGTCTGCGAcgagctgctgaagatcaaggaGTCCAGTAAGCGGCGCAGGCAGCAGGTGGACGGCGCGGCGGCCTGA